The Ischnura elegans chromosome 1, ioIscEleg1.1, whole genome shotgun sequence genome contains a region encoding:
- the LOC124173300 gene encoding uncharacterized protein LOC124173300 isoform X8, with amino-acid sequence MIFSFDHLLGHFAHCAPLRYRQYELVTQMKNRWRHHATEIAVRIPFSCFPVRCGRSYNEVNARSPRQLVRDHSSMYHHSSRTEPEVSTQQRETPRVESERHSTVEEECPRLLVRVHTTLRHSRCGRRSYNTVNARCPRLLVRDHTSRRHSRCGRSYYEVNARSPRLLVREHTSRRHSRCGRSYNEVNARCPRLLVRDHTIRRHTRCGRRSYNEVNVRSPRQLVRDHNSMYHHSSRTEPEVSTQQRERPRVESERHSTVEEECPRLLVRVHTTLRQSRCGRRSYNTVNARCPRLLVRDHTSSRHTRCGRRSYNEVNVRSPRQLVRDHSSMCHHSSRTEPEVSTQQRETPRVESERHSTVEEEVQYKRIKCPRLLVRVQTTLRYSRCGRRSYNAVNARCPRLLVRDHSSMYHHSSRTEPEVSTQQRETPRVESERHSTVEEEVQYKRIKCPRLLVRVHTTLRQSRCGRRSYNAVNARCQRLIVGNHTSRRHSRCGRRSYNEVNARSPRQLVRDHSSMYHHSSRTEPEVSTQQRETPRVESERHSTVEEEVQYKRIKCPRLLVRVHTTLRHSRCGRRSYNTVNARCPRLLVRDHTSSRHSRCGRRSYNAVNARCPRLLVRDHSSMYHHSSRTEPEVSTQQRETPRVESERHSTVEEECPRLLVRVQTTLRYSRCGRRSYNAVNARCPRLLVRDHSSMYHHSSRTEPEVSTQQRETPRVESERHSTVEEEVQYKRIKCPRLLVRVHTTLRQSRCGRRSYNAVNARCQRLIVGNHTSRRHSRCGRRSYNEVNARSPRQLVRDHSSMYHHSSRTEPEVSTQQRETPRVESERHSTVEEECPRLLVRVQTTLRYSRCGRRSYNAVNARCPRLLVRDHSSMYHHSSRTEPEVSTQQRETPRVESERHSTVEEEVQYKRIKCPRLLVRVHTTLRQSRCGRRSYNAVNARCQRLIVGNHTSRRHSRCGRRSYNEVNARSPRQLVRDHSSMYHHSSRTEPEVSTQQRETPRVESERHSTVEEEVQYKRIKCPRLLVRVHTTLRHSRCGRRSYNTVNARCPRLLVRDHTSSRHSRCGRRSYNAVNARCPRLLVRDHSSMYHHSSRTEPEVSTQQRETPRVESERHSTVEEEVQYKRIKVRVFPEAHF; translated from the exons ATGATTTTTAGTTTTGACCATCTTTTGGGGCAtttcgcccactgtgcgccgctacGCTACCGGCAATACGAGTTAGTTACGCAAATGAAAAATAGATGGCGACACCATGCGACAGAAATCGCCGTAAGAATACCGTTCAGTTGCTTCCCCGTGAGATGCGGGAGGAGCTACAACGAGGTGAATGCGCGTAGCCCACGGCAGCTTGTTCGCGACCACAGCAGCATGTACCACCATTCTTCGCGTACCGAGCCAGAAGTATCAACTCAGCAACGGGAGACGCCTCGTGTTGAATCCGAACGACACTCGACAGTGGAGGAGGAG TGCCCCCGGCTGCTAGTTCGCGTCCACACCACCCTACGCCACAGCAGATGCGGGAGGAGGAGCTACAACACGGTGAACGCGCGCTGCCCACGCCTGCTTGTTCGCGACCACACCAGCCGTCGCCACAGCAGATGCGGGAGGAGCTACTACGAGGTAAATGCGCGTAGCCCACGGCTGCTTGTTCGCGAACACACAAGCCGTCGCCACAGCAGGTGCGGGAGGAGCTACAACGAGGTGAATGCGCGCTGCCCACGGCTGCTTGTTCGCGACCACACCATCCGTCGCCACACCAGATGCGGGAGGAGGAGCTACAACGAGGTGAATGTACGCAGCCCACGGCAGCTTGTTCGCGACCACAACAGCATGTACCACCATTCTTCGCGTACCGAGCCAGAAGTCTCAACTCAGCAACGGGAGAGGCCTCGTGTTGAATCCGAACGACACTCGACAGTGGAGGAGGAG TGCCCCCGGCTGCTAGTTCGCGTCCACACCACCCTACGCCAAAGCAGATGCGGGAGGAGGAGCTACAACACGGTGAACGCGCGCTGCCCACGCCTGCTTGTTCGCGACCACACCAGCAGTCGCCACACCAGATGCGGGAGGAGGAGCTACAACGAGGTGAATGTGCGTAGCCCACGGCAGCTTGTTCGCGACCACAGCAGCATGTGCCACCATTCTTCGCGTACCGAGCCAGAAGTCTCAACTCAGCAACGGGAGACGCCTCGTGTTGAATCCGAACGACACTCGACAGTGGAGGAGGAGGTTCAGTACAAAAGAATTAAA TGCCCCCGGCTGCTAGTTCGCGTCCAAACCACCCTACGCTACAGCAGATGCGGGAGGAGGAGCTACAACGCGGTGAACGCGCGCTGCCCGCGGCTGCTTGTTCGCGACCACAGCAGCATGTACCACCATTCTTCGCGTACCGAGCCAGAAGTCTCAACTCAGCAACGGGAGACGCCTCGTGTTGAATCCGAACGACACTCGACAGTGGAGGAGGAGGTTCAGTACAAAAGAATTAAA TGCCCCCGGCTGCTAGTTCGCGTCCACACCACCCTACGCCAAAGCAGATGCGGGAGGAGGAGCTACAACGCGGTGAACGCGCGCTGCCAACGGCTGATTGTTGGCAACCACACCAGCCGTCGCCACAGCAGATGCGGGAGGAGGAGCTACAACGAGGTGAATGCGCGCAGCCCACGGCAGCTTGTTCGCGACCACAGCAGCATGTACCACCATTCTTCGCGTACCGAGCCAGAAGTCTCAACTCAGCAACGGGAGACGCCTCGTGTTGAATCCGAACGACACTCGACAGTGGAGGAGGAGGTTCAGTACAAAAGAATTAAA TGCCCCCGGCTGCTAGTTCGCGTCCACACCACCCTACGCCACAGCAGATGCGGGAGGAGGAGCTACAACACGGTGAACGCGCGCTGCCCACGCCTGCTTGTTCGCGACCACACCAGCAGTCGCCACAGCAGATGCGGGAGGAGGAGCTACAACGCGGTGAACGCGCGCTGCCCGCGGCTGCTTGTTCGCGACCACAGCAGCATGTACCACCATTCTTCGCGTACCGAGCCAGAAGTCTCAACTCAGCAACGGGAGACGCCTCGTGTTGAATCCGAACGACACTCGACAGTGGAGGAGGAG TGCCCCCGGCTGCTAGTTCGCGTCCAAACCACCCTACGCTACAGCAGATGCGGGAGGAGGAGCTACAACGCGGTGAACGCGCGCTGCCCGCGGCTGCTTGTTCGCGACCACAGCAGCATGTACCACCATTCTTCGCGTACCGAGCCAGAAGTCTCAACTCAGCAACGGGAGACGCCTCGTGTTGAATCCGAACGACACTCGACAGTGGAGGAGGAGGTTCAGTACAAAAGAATTAAA TGCCCCCGGCTGCTAGTTCGCGTCCACACCACCCTACGCCAAAGCAGATGCGGGAGGAGGAGCTACAACGCGGTGAACGCGCGCTGCCAACGGCTGATTGTTGGCAACCACACCAGCCGTCGCCACAGCAGATGCGGGAGGAGGAGCTACAACGAGGTGAATGCGCGCAGCCCACGGCAGCTTGTTCGCGACCACAGCAGCATGTACCACCATTCTTCGCGTACCGAGCCAGAAGTCTCAACTCAGCAACGGGAGACGCCTCGTGTTGAATCCGAACGACACTCGACAGTGGAGGAGGAG TGCCCCCGGCTGCTAGTTCGCGTCCAAACCACCCTACGCTACAGCAGATGCGGGAGGAGGAGCTACAACGCGGTGAACGCGCGCTGCCCGCGGCTGCTTGTTCGCGACCACAGCAGCATGTACCACCATTCTTCGCGTACCGAGCCAGAAGTCTCAACTCAGCAACGGGAGACGCCTCGTGTTGAATCCGAACGACACTCGACAGTGGAGGAGGAGGTTCAGTACAAAAGAATTAAA TGCCCCCGGCTGCTAGTTCGCGTCCACACCACCCTACGCCAAAGCAGATGCGGGAGGAGGAGCTACAACGCGGTGAACGCGCGCTGCCAACGGCTGATTGTTGGCAACCACACCAGCCGTCGCCACAGCAGATGCGGGAGGAGGAGCTACAACGAGGTGAATGCGCGCAGCCCACGGCAGCTTGTTCGCGACCACAGCAGCATGTACCACCATTCTTCGCGTACCGAGCCAGAAGTCTCAACTCAGCAACGGGAGACGCCTCGTGTTGAATCCGAACGACACTCGACAGTGGAGGAGGAGGTTCAGTACAAAAGAATTAAA TGCCCCCGGCTGCTAGTTCGCGTCCACACCACCCTACGCCACAGCAGATGCGGGAGGAGGAGCTACAACACGGTGAACGCGCGCTGCCCACGCCTGCTTGTTCGCGACCACACCAGCAGTCGCCACAGCAGATGCGGGAGGAGGAGCTACAACGCGGTGAACGCGCGCTGCCCGCGGCTGCTTGTTCGCGACCACAGCAGCATGTACCACCATTCTTCGCGTACCGAGCCAGAAGTCTCAACTCAGCAACGGGAGACGCCTCGTGTTGAATCCGAACGACACTCGACAGTGGAGGAGGAGGTTCAGTATAAAAGAATTAAAGTTCGAGTTTTTCCAGAGGCTCATTTTTGA
- the LOC124173300 gene encoding uncharacterized protein LOC124173300 isoform X2, giving the protein MIFSFDHLLGHFAHCAPLRYRQYELVTQMKNRWRHHATEIAVRIPFSCFPVRCGRSYNEVNARSPRQLVRDHSSMYHHSSRTEPEVSTQQRETPRVESERHSTVEEECPRLLVRVHTTLRHSRCGRRSYNTVNARCPRLLVRDHTSRRHSRCGRSYYEVNARSPRLLVREHTSRRHSRCGRSYNEVNARCPRLLVRDHTIRRHTRCGRRSYNEVNVRSPRQLVRDHNSMYHHSSRTEPEVSTQQRERPRVESERHSTVEEECPRLLVRVHTTLRQSRCGRRSYNTVNARCPRLLVRDHTSSRHTRCGRRSYNEVNVRSPRQLVRDHSSMCHHSSRTEPEVSTQQRETPRVESERHSTVEEEVQYKRIKCPRLLVRVQTTLRYSRCGRRSYNAVNARCPRLLVRDHSSMYHHSSRTEPEVSTQQRETPRVESERHSTVEEEVQYKRIKCPRLLVRVHTTLRQSRCGRRSYNAVNARCQRLIVGNHTSRRHSRCGRRSYNEVNARSPRQLVRDHSSMYHHSSRTEPEVSTQQRETPRVESERHSTVEEEVQYKRIKCPRLLVRVHTTLRHSRCGRRSYNTVNARCPRLLVRDHTSSRHSRCGRRSYNAVNARCPRLLVRDHSSMYHHSSRTEPEVSTQQRETPRVESERHSTVEEECPRLLVRVQTTLRYSRCGRRSYNAVNARCPRLLVRDHSSMYHHSSRTEPEVSTQQRETPRVESERHSTVEEEVQYKRIKCPRLLVRVHTTLRQSRCGRRSYNAVNARCQRLIVGNHTSRRHSRCGRRSYNEVNARSPRQLVRDHSSMYHHSSRTEPEVSTQQRETPRVESERHSTVEEEVQYKRIKCPRLLVRVQTTLRYSRCGRRSYNAVNARCPRLLVRDHSSMYHHSSRTEPEVSTQQRETPRVESERHSTVEEECPRLLVRVHTTLRQSRCGRRSYNAVNARCQRLIVGNHTSRRHSRCGRRSYNEVNARSPRQLVRDHSSMYHHSSRTEPEVSTQQRETPRVESERHSTVEEEVQYKRIKCPRLLVRVHTTLRHSRCGRRSYNTVNARCPRLLVRDHTSSRHSRCGRRSYNAVNARCPRLLVRDHSSMYHHSSRTEPEVSTQQRETPRVESERHSTVEEEVQYKRIKVRVFPEAHF; this is encoded by the exons ATGATTTTTAGTTTTGACCATCTTTTGGGGCAtttcgcccactgtgcgccgctacGCTACCGGCAATACGAGTTAGTTACGCAAATGAAAAATAGATGGCGACACCATGCGACAGAAATCGCCGTAAGAATACCGTTCAGTTGCTTCCCCGTGAGATGCGGGAGGAGCTACAACGAGGTGAATGCGCGTAGCCCACGGCAGCTTGTTCGCGACCACAGCAGCATGTACCACCATTCTTCGCGTACCGAGCCAGAAGTATCAACTCAGCAACGGGAGACGCCTCGTGTTGAATCCGAACGACACTCGACAGTGGAGGAGGAG TGCCCCCGGCTGCTAGTTCGCGTCCACACCACCCTACGCCACAGCAGATGCGGGAGGAGGAGCTACAACACGGTGAACGCGCGCTGCCCACGCCTGCTTGTTCGCGACCACACCAGCCGTCGCCACAGCAGATGCGGGAGGAGCTACTACGAGGTAAATGCGCGTAGCCCACGGCTGCTTGTTCGCGAACACACAAGCCGTCGCCACAGCAGGTGCGGGAGGAGCTACAACGAGGTGAATGCGCGCTGCCCACGGCTGCTTGTTCGCGACCACACCATCCGTCGCCACACCAGATGCGGGAGGAGGAGCTACAACGAGGTGAATGTACGCAGCCCACGGCAGCTTGTTCGCGACCACAACAGCATGTACCACCATTCTTCGCGTACCGAGCCAGAAGTCTCAACTCAGCAACGGGAGAGGCCTCGTGTTGAATCCGAACGACACTCGACAGTGGAGGAGGAG TGCCCCCGGCTGCTAGTTCGCGTCCACACCACCCTACGCCAAAGCAGATGCGGGAGGAGGAGCTACAACACGGTGAACGCGCGCTGCCCACGCCTGCTTGTTCGCGACCACACCAGCAGTCGCCACACCAGATGCGGGAGGAGGAGCTACAACGAGGTGAATGTGCGTAGCCCACGGCAGCTTGTTCGCGACCACAGCAGCATGTGCCACCATTCTTCGCGTACCGAGCCAGAAGTCTCAACTCAGCAACGGGAGACGCCTCGTGTTGAATCCGAACGACACTCGACAGTGGAGGAGGAGGTTCAGTACAAAAGAATTAAA TGCCCCCGGCTGCTAGTTCGCGTCCAAACCACCCTACGCTACAGCAGATGCGGGAGGAGGAGCTACAACGCGGTGAACGCGCGCTGCCCGCGGCTGCTTGTTCGCGACCACAGCAGCATGTACCACCATTCTTCGCGTACCGAGCCAGAAGTCTCAACTCAGCAACGGGAGACGCCTCGTGTTGAATCCGAACGACACTCGACAGTGGAGGAGGAGGTTCAGTACAAAAGAATTAAA TGCCCCCGGCTGCTAGTTCGCGTCCACACCACCCTACGCCAAAGCAGATGCGGGAGGAGGAGCTACAACGCGGTGAACGCGCGCTGCCAACGGCTGATTGTTGGCAACCACACCAGCCGTCGCCACAGCAGATGCGGGAGGAGGAGCTACAACGAGGTGAATGCGCGCAGCCCACGGCAGCTTGTTCGCGACCACAGCAGCATGTACCACCATTCTTCGCGTACCGAGCCAGAAGTCTCAACTCAGCAACGGGAGACGCCTCGTGTTGAATCCGAACGACACTCGACAGTGGAGGAGGAGGTTCAGTACAAAAGAATTAAA TGCCCCCGGCTGCTAGTTCGCGTCCACACCACCCTACGCCACAGCAGATGCGGGAGGAGGAGCTACAACACGGTGAACGCGCGCTGCCCACGCCTGCTTGTTCGCGACCACACCAGCAGTCGCCACAGCAGATGCGGGAGGAGGAGCTACAACGCGGTGAACGCGCGCTGCCCGCGGCTGCTTGTTCGCGACCACAGCAGCATGTACCACCATTCTTCGCGTACCGAGCCAGAAGTCTCAACTCAGCAACGGGAGACGCCTCGTGTTGAATCCGAACGACACTCGACAGTGGAGGAGGAG TGCCCCCGGCTGCTAGTTCGCGTCCAAACCACCCTACGCTACAGCAGATGCGGGAGGAGGAGCTACAACGCGGTGAACGCGCGCTGCCCGCGGCTGCTTGTTCGCGACCACAGCAGCATGTACCACCATTCTTCGCGTACCGAGCCAGAAGTCTCAACTCAGCAACGGGAGACGCCTCGTGTTGAATCCGAACGACACTCGACAGTGGAGGAGGAGGTTCAGTACAAAAGAATTAAA TGCCCCCGGCTGCTAGTTCGCGTCCACACCACCCTACGCCAAAGCAGATGCGGGAGGAGGAGCTACAACGCGGTGAACGCGCGCTGCCAACGGCTGATTGTTGGCAACCACACCAGCCGTCGCCACAGCAGATGCGGGAGGAGGAGCTACAACGAGGTGAATGCGCGCAGCCCACGGCAGCTTGTTCGCGACCACAGCAGCATGTACCACCATTCTTCGCGTACCGAGCCAGAAGTCTCAACTCAGCAACGGGAGACGCCTCGTGTTGAATCCGAACGACACTCGACAGTGGAGGAGGAGGTTCAGTACAAAAGAATTAAA TGCCCCCGGCTGCTAGTTCGCGTCCAAACCACCCTACGCTACAGCAGATGCGGGAGGAGGAGCTACAACGCGGTGAACGCGCGCTGCCCGCGGCTGCTTGTTCGCGACCACAGCAGCATGTACCACCATTCTTCGCGTACCGAGCCAGAAGTCTCAACTCAGCAACGGGAGACGCCTCGTGTTGAATCCGAACGACACTCGACAGTGGAGGAGGAG TGCCCCCGGCTGCTAGTTCGCGTCCACACCACCCTACGCCAAAGCAGATGCGGGAGGAGGAGCTACAACGCGGTGAACGCGCGCTGCCAACGGCTGATTGTTGGCAACCACACCAGCCGTCGCCACAGCAGATGCGGGAGGAGGAGCTACAACGAGGTGAATGCGCGCAGCCCACGGCAGCTTGTTCGCGACCACAGCAGCATGTACCACCATTCTTCGCGTACCGAGCCAGAAGTCTCAACTCAGCAACGGGAGACGCCTCGTGTTGAATCCGAACGACACTCGACAGTGGAGGAGGAGGTTCAGTACAAAAGAATTAAA TGCCCCCGGCTGCTAGTTCGCGTCCACACCACCCTACGCCACAGCAGATGCGGGAGGAGGAGCTACAACACGGTGAACGCGCGCTGCCCACGCCTGCTTGTTCGCGACCACACCAGCAGTCGCCACAGCAGATGCGGGAGGAGGAGCTACAACGCGGTGAACGCGCGCTGCCCGCGGCTGCTTGTTCGCGACCACAGCAGCATGTACCACCATTCTTCGCGTACCGAGCCAGAAGTCTCAACTCAGCAACGGGAGACGCCTCGTGTTGAATCCGAACGACACTCGACAGTGGAGGAGGAGGTTCAGTATAAAAGAATTAAAGTTCGAGTTTTTCCAGAGGCTCATTTTTGA
- the LOC124173300 gene encoding uncharacterized protein LOC124173300 isoform X10, whose protein sequence is MIFSFDHLLGHFAHCAPLRYRQYELVTQMKNRWRHHATEIAVRIPFSCFPVRCGRSYNEVNARSPRQLVRDHSSMYHHSSRTEPEVSTQQRETPRVESERHSTVEEECPRLLVRVHTTLRHSRCGRRSYNTVNARCPRLLVRDHTSRRHSRCGRSYYEVNARSPRLLVREHTSRRHSRCGRSYNEVNARCPRLLVRDHTIRRHTRCGRRSYNEVNVRSPRQLVRDHNSMYHHSSRTEPEVSTQQRERPRVESERHSTVEEECPRLLVRVHTTLRQSRCGRRSYNTVNARCPRLLVRDHTSSRHTRCGRRSYNEVNVRSPRQLVRDHSSMCHHSSRTEPEVSTQQRETPRVESERHSTVEEEVQYKRIKCPRLLVRVQTTLRYSRCGRRSYNAVNARCPRLLVRDHSSMYHHSSRTEPEVSTQQRETPRVESERHSTVEEEVQYKRIKCPRLLVRVHTTLRQSRCGRRSYNAVNARCQRLIVGNHTSRRHSRCGRRSYNEVNARSPRQLVRDHSSMYHHSSRTEPEVSTQQRETPRVESERHSTVEEEVQYKRIKCPRLLVRVHTTLRHSRCGRRSYNTVNARCPRLLVRDHTSSRHSRCGRRSYNAVNARCPRLLVRDHSSMYHHSSRTEPEVSTQQRETPRVESERHSTVEEECPRLLVRVQTTLRYSRCGRRSYNAVNARCPRLLVRDHSSMYHHSSRTEPEVSTQQRETPRVESERHSTVEEEVQYKRIKCPRLLVRVHTTLRQSRCGRRSYNAVNARCQRLIVGNHTSRRHSRCGRRSYNEVNARSPRQLVRDHSSMYHHSSRTEPEVSTQQRETPRVESERHSTVEEECPRLLVRVHTTLRQSRCGRRSYNAVNARCQRLIVGNHTSRRHSRCGRRSYNEVNARSPRQLVRDHSSMYHHSSRTEPEVSTQQRETPRVESERHSTVEEEVQYKRIKCPRLLVRVHTTLRHSRCGRRSYNTVNARCPRLLVRDHTSSRHSRCGRRSYNAVNARCPRLLVRDHSSMYHHSSRTEPEVSTQQRETPRVESERHSTVEEEVQYKRIKVRVFPEAHF, encoded by the exons ATGATTTTTAGTTTTGACCATCTTTTGGGGCAtttcgcccactgtgcgccgctacGCTACCGGCAATACGAGTTAGTTACGCAAATGAAAAATAGATGGCGACACCATGCGACAGAAATCGCCGTAAGAATACCGTTCAGTTGCTTCCCCGTGAGATGCGGGAGGAGCTACAACGAGGTGAATGCGCGTAGCCCACGGCAGCTTGTTCGCGACCACAGCAGCATGTACCACCATTCTTCGCGTACCGAGCCAGAAGTATCAACTCAGCAACGGGAGACGCCTCGTGTTGAATCCGAACGACACTCGACAGTGGAGGAGGAG TGCCCCCGGCTGCTAGTTCGCGTCCACACCACCCTACGCCACAGCAGATGCGGGAGGAGGAGCTACAACACGGTGAACGCGCGCTGCCCACGCCTGCTTGTTCGCGACCACACCAGCCGTCGCCACAGCAGATGCGGGAGGAGCTACTACGAGGTAAATGCGCGTAGCCCACGGCTGCTTGTTCGCGAACACACAAGCCGTCGCCACAGCAGGTGCGGGAGGAGCTACAACGAGGTGAATGCGCGCTGCCCACGGCTGCTTGTTCGCGACCACACCATCCGTCGCCACACCAGATGCGGGAGGAGGAGCTACAACGAGGTGAATGTACGCAGCCCACGGCAGCTTGTTCGCGACCACAACAGCATGTACCACCATTCTTCGCGTACCGAGCCAGAAGTCTCAACTCAGCAACGGGAGAGGCCTCGTGTTGAATCCGAACGACACTCGACAGTGGAGGAGGAG TGCCCCCGGCTGCTAGTTCGCGTCCACACCACCCTACGCCAAAGCAGATGCGGGAGGAGGAGCTACAACACGGTGAACGCGCGCTGCCCACGCCTGCTTGTTCGCGACCACACCAGCAGTCGCCACACCAGATGCGGGAGGAGGAGCTACAACGAGGTGAATGTGCGTAGCCCACGGCAGCTTGTTCGCGACCACAGCAGCATGTGCCACCATTCTTCGCGTACCGAGCCAGAAGTCTCAACTCAGCAACGGGAGACGCCTCGTGTTGAATCCGAACGACACTCGACAGTGGAGGAGGAGGTTCAGTACAAAAGAATTAAA TGCCCCCGGCTGCTAGTTCGCGTCCAAACCACCCTACGCTACAGCAGATGCGGGAGGAGGAGCTACAACGCGGTGAACGCGCGCTGCCCGCGGCTGCTTGTTCGCGACCACAGCAGCATGTACCACCATTCTTCGCGTACCGAGCCAGAAGTCTCAACTCAGCAACGGGAGACGCCTCGTGTTGAATCCGAACGACACTCGACAGTGGAGGAGGAGGTTCAGTACAAAAGAATTAAA TGCCCCCGGCTGCTAGTTCGCGTCCACACCACCCTACGCCAAAGCAGATGCGGGAGGAGGAGCTACAACGCGGTGAACGCGCGCTGCCAACGGCTGATTGTTGGCAACCACACCAGCCGTCGCCACAGCAGATGCGGGAGGAGGAGCTACAACGAGGTGAATGCGCGCAGCCCACGGCAGCTTGTTCGCGACCACAGCAGCATGTACCACCATTCTTCGCGTACCGAGCCAGAAGTCTCAACTCAGCAACGGGAGACGCCTCGTGTTGAATCCGAACGACACTCGACAGTGGAGGAGGAGGTTCAGTACAAAAGAATTAAA TGCCCCCGGCTGCTAGTTCGCGTCCACACCACCCTACGCCACAGCAGATGCGGGAGGAGGAGCTACAACACGGTGAACGCGCGCTGCCCACGCCTGCTTGTTCGCGACCACACCAGCAGTCGCCACAGCAGATGCGGGAGGAGGAGCTACAACGCGGTGAACGCGCGCTGCCCGCGGCTGCTTGTTCGCGACCACAGCAGCATGTACCACCATTCTTCGCGTACCGAGCCAGAAGTCTCAACTCAGCAACGGGAGACGCCTCGTGTTGAATCCGAACGACACTCGACAGTGGAGGAGGAG TGCCCCCGGCTGCTAGTTCGCGTCCAAACCACCCTACGCTACAGCAGATGCGGGAGGAGGAGCTACAACGCGGTGAACGCGCGCTGCCCGCGGCTGCTTGTTCGCGACCACAGCAGCATGTACCACCATTCTTCGCGTACCGAGCCAGAAGTCTCAACTCAGCAACGGGAGACGCCTCGTGTTGAATCCGAACGACACTCGACAGTGGAGGAGGAGGTTCAGTACAAAAGAATTAAA TGCCCCCGGCTGCTAGTTCGCGTCCACACCACCCTACGCCAAAGCAGATGCGGGAGGAGGAGCTACAACGCGGTGAACGCGCGCTGCCAACGGCTGATTGTTGGCAACCACACCAGCCGTCGCCACAGCAGATGCGGGAGGAGGAGCTACAACGAGGTGAATGCGCGCAGCCCACGGCAGCTTGTTCGCGACCACAGCAGCATGTACCACCATTCTTCGCGTACCGAGCCAGAAGTCTCAACTCAGCAACGGGAGACGCCTCGTGTTGAATCCGAACGACACTCGACAGTGGAGGAGGAG TGCCCCCGGCTGCTAGTTCGCGTCCACACCACCCTACGCCAAAGCAGATGCGGGAGGAGGAGCTACAACGCGGTGAACGCGCGCTGCCAACGGCTGATTGTTGGCAACCACACCAGCCGTCGCCACAGCAGATGCGGGAGGAGGAGCTACAACGAGGTGAATGCGCGCAGCCCACGGCAGCTTGTTCGCGACCACAGCAGCATGTACCACCATTCTTCGCGTACCGAGCCAGAAGTCTCAACTCAGCAACGGGAGACGCCTCGTGTTGAATCCGAACGACACTCGACAGTGGAGGAGGAGGTTCAGTACAAAAGAATTAAA TGCCCCCGGCTGCTAGTTCGCGTCCACACCACCCTACGCCACAGCAGATGCGGGAGGAGGAGCTACAACACGGTGAACGCGCGCTGCCCACGCCTGCTTGTTCGCGACCACACCAGCAGTCGCCACAGCAGATGCGGGAGGAGGAGCTACAACGCGGTGAACGCGCGCTGCCCGCGGCTGCTTGTTCGCGACCACAGCAGCATGTACCACCATTCTTCGCGTACCGAGCCAGAAGTCTCAACTCAGCAACGGGAGACGCCTCGTGTTGAATCCGAACGACACTCGACAGTGGAGGAGGAGGTTCAGTATAAAAGAATTAAAGTTCGAGTTTTTCCAGAGGCTCATTTTTGA